In Phenylobacterium hankyongense, the sequence CTTCTGGCAGGCCGAGAGCGCCGCGGCGGCGGCAAGGGTGGCGATGAGGGCGGTTCGGTTCATGGGGCCAGCCTATCGAAGGGTCAGTCGGGCGCGAGGGCGTCAGCCCACCGGGGGAACGCTGCAGCCGCCGCCCTGCTCCACCAGGGTGCGGAAGCTGCGGTTGTCGCCCGAGATCTCCACCCGCCCGGGCACCAGGCGCAGGGTCTGCTGCAACCAGCGGCCGTAGGTGGCGCCGCCCTGCCGCTCGCAGCGGCCGGCGAACAGCGTCTGGACGCAGGCGTTGAGGGTGAGATCGGTCGGCAGCTTGCGCCACTGGCTCTCGCTGTAGCGCCAGCAGCTTCCGGTCGGCGCGCTGACCGCCTGCGGGGCGGCGGCGGCGGTCGGCGCGGTCGGCGGCGCGGCGACCGGGGTGGCGGGTTCGGCGGGGGGCGGCAGCGGGGTCAGCACGGTGCCGGCCTGTTCGGCCGCGGCCAGGGCGCCGGAAGGATCGACGCCGACGTCCAGGGCGTCGGTGGCCACCCCGTTGTGCTGGGCGCACTGCGCCAGGGTGAGCTCGCCCACGAACTGGCCGGCCACGAAGCAGCGCAGCGGCTTCGTGGGGTCCATGTGGCCTTCGTTCGGGGCGGCGTTGGAGTCGATCACGAGTCCGCCGCGGGAGGCCGGCGGCGGCGGCGCGCGCTCGCCGCGATGCCCGGACGTCATCGCCCAGCCGATGAGGACTCCGGCGATCAGCGCAAGCGCGCCGCCGGCGATCACGAGCTGCGTTCGGCGGTCGGTGAAGTCCATGGCCTTCGCTAGACTGCGCCGGGCCGGCTTTCAAGCCGCGCGGGCGGAGGTCAGCCGCCGCCCAGGAGGGTGCTGGCGATGCTGCCGCCGGTCGCCGCGCCGCTGGTTGTGCTGCCGCCGCTGCCGCCCGTGAGGCGATCCAGCGCCGCCTGATAGTTGGCGATCTGAGTGGTCAGATAGGCCGGCACCGCCCCGCTCTTGCTGGCGGCCGCGGCGGCCGCCTGCGCCGCCAGCTGGGACTTCGGCGTCGCGGCGGTGACCAGGTCCTTGTAGGCGTTGCGGATGACGCCTTGCGCGGTGGCGATCTCGGCCAGCGCGTGGCGCACCTGCTCGTCGCTCGACAGGTTGAGGTCGGAGGCCATCTGCAGGCCGTAGATCTGGCCCTTGCCGTCGGCCGGCGCCGTCACCCCGCCGACCGTCGTGGTCGTGCGGACGACCCCGTCCGGAATGCCCAGCAGCTTCAGCGCGTCCTTGTCGGTCTTGCCGGAGCCGATCTGGAGCACGGCGCTGGCGACCGCCGGCTGGATATTCAGCTGCTTGACGCCGCTGACCGTGGTGATGGTCACCTTGGCCTGGAAGCCCGAGGCGCGCTGGATCTTCTGGGCCAGGGTGTCGAGGGTATCGGCCTGGTCGATCGTCACCGTGCCGACGGCCGCGCCGACGCCGATGGTGAACTGGTCGCCGGCCCGCAGCGAACTGACGGCGGTGATCTGCTGGGTGGTGTCCGGGGCCAGGGCGCCGTTCGGCAATCCCAGCCGATCGAGCACGCTGGCGCCCTTGGGGTCCACGGCGATGGCCGAAACCGCCGCCTGCCCGTCCTTGCCGGTGAACCGCCGCGACCAGCCGATGGCGCCGGTGTTCACGTCGAGATTGGCGATGAAGCCGTCCTTCGCGCCGACCGGATCCTGCCCCGGCAGGTCGGTCCCGGCGGAGCCTCCGATCCACACCTGGCCGTTGGCGACCGCGAGCGAGGTGGCGCGGTCGTCGCCGCTGCCGCCGTAGTAGGCGATCTTGTCCCCGGCGGCCGGCGTCAGGGTTGACGACACCCGCATGGCGAAGGCGTCCGTGCCGCCGGAATAGGCCCGGGTCACCGAGCCGCCGGACAGCGAGGCGTTCGCCGTCGTGCCGGCCAGCACCACCTGCCCGCCGTCCAGCGCCAGGCCGGCGATGTCGCCGCCCTGCAGATCGCCGACGTCGCGGGTCGACGCCAGGCTCGGGGTCCCGCTCGACAGGTCGAAGCGCCTCAGCACGGCATGGCCGTCCTCGACGCTGGCGGTGACCAGCGCGTTGCCGTCCACCACCAGCCCCGCGGGCTTGTCGGCGCCCGCCGAGCCGAAACCCTGGGTGAACAGGGTCTGGACCTTGCCGGACGCGTCGGCCTTGAAGCCCTCCACATAGGCGTCCCAGTTGCCCTGAGCGTCGCCGCCGCCGGGCATCGCCGATTTCGATCGCCCGGCGACATAGACGCTGCCGTCGGCGCCGAACGCCACCTGGCTCGCCTCGTCGTCCTGGCGCGCGCCCCGGCGCTGGGTCCAGAGTTCCTGGCCCGAAGCGTCGTAGAGCGTGACGAAACTGTCGGGGGCGCCGGCGTAGGCGCCCGTCGTGCCGGAGTTCAGCGCCCCGTCGGTGGAGCCGGCAAGGGCGCCGCTGACCGAACCGGCGACCGCCACCTTCCCGTCGGCGGAGACCGCCAGGCCGAGGCCGGTGGCGCTGGCGGCGGCCCCGAGGGTGCGGGTGTAGAGCAGCTTGCCCGCGGAATCGTACTTCAGCAGCGCGACGTCCTGCGTGCCCTGGATCGCCTGGCCGGACGTCGTCGCGGTGACGTCGGCCAGCATGTAGACCGCGCCGTCGGGACCGACGGTCTGGGCATGGACGGTCTTGATCTCCGGCCCAAGGGTCTGCGCCGACACCCGTCCATCCACCCAGTTGGCGCCGCCCTCGGGCTGCGGCGGCGTGGCGACGGCCGTGGTGTCGGTCTGGAACTTCAGCAGCTGCTGCTGGATGACCCCGTCGTTGGTGGCGGGGTTATGGTCGGGATCCGGGTCGCCGGCCTTCTGCGCCACATAGAGCGCGCCGGCCGTCGCCGGGGCGGAGAAGCTGACCGCCTCGCTGGTGCCGACCTTGACCTGCATGGCCCACTGGTCGGGGCCCGGCGGCAAGGTGACGGTCTTCGTTCCCGCGGTCACGGTGCGCGCCTGGCCCGGAATCCGCTGAGAGGCGAACCGCGTCTCGACGCCCGCGTCCTGGAGCTGCTGGTTGATGAAGTTGATGACGTTGCCGATCGTCCGGGGCTGCGAGCCCATGGCCGTCAGGTCGATCGGCACGTCGTACGTCTGGTTCACCCGCTTGACGGAGATGTTGAACTGGACGTCCCCCTCGAACGCCGGGACCGGGTCCGAGGTGGAGCTGGTGAGCGGCGTCGTGGCGTAGGTGACGGTGGTGTTGGTCGGCACGCCCAGGGTGGTCTTCACCGTCGACGCGGTCGCGCCCTGGGTGAGGCGCAGCTTGTCGAACTGGGCGGATTTCATATAGGCCTCGATCTCGCTGAGGCCCTTGGTGAACACCGAGCTGATCTGGGTCTTGCTGCTGTTGGTCAGGCCCTTCGCCGTCATCTGGTTGGCGACGCCGCTCAGCGTGTCGAGGCTCTGGTAGAGGGCGAAGAGCTTCTTGTAGTCGGCGCTGGCGCCGGGCAGGTCCAGCTTGGCGGCGTTCTCGTCGACCAGCTTGGTCCCGGACATCGCGCTCTTCACGGCCGCGCTGACCTGGGCCGGGGTTGCCGGCGAGCTCCAGGGCGCCGTGGGGGCGACCTTGGCGGTGGGGGCGCCGGTTCCCGACGCCGTGGCCGACGGGATCCCCGCCTTGGCCTGATAGTAGCTCAGCAGAAGCGTCGGATCGAAGCTGATGGTCATGGCTGCACACCCACGAGCCTGCGCCCGCCCCGCTCATATGCCCCGGTCAGGGCTGACAGCCGGTTAAGGCTGGGCTGAAAAGCCGGGCGCGCCATCCGCGGGCGCGGCCGGGCTGCGCCCAGCGCCGCCGATCACTTGAACAGCGACAGGATGATCTGCGGCGACTGGTTGGCGATCGACAGCGCCTGAGCGCCGAGTTGTTGCTGGACCTGCAGGGCCTGCAGCCGGGCGCTCTCCTTCGCCAGGTCGGCGTCCACGAGGTTGCCGACGCCGGTGGTCAGGGTGTCGGACAGCTTCGAGACGAAGTCGGCGTGCGCGGTGATCTGCTTGGCCTGCGAGCCGAGGCTGCCGAGCGACTGGTTGACGTTGGTGATCGACAGGTTGAGGTCGGCCAGCACCTGGGTGGAAAGCGTCACCGTGGCCAGCGACGACGTCGAGGGGATGGTGATGATCCCGCCGCCCAGCGACATGTCCTGGGTCGAGAGCGTGATGTACGAGTTGGCGTCCGCGTTGGCGAGGAACTGGATATTCGACGGGATCGAGCCGTTCAGCAGGTTCGCGCCGTCGAACGCGGAATTCCCGGTGATCTGGCCGATCTGGCGAAGGATCGACTTGAACTCGGAGTCCAGCGCGGTGCGGGAGTTGGCGTCGATGGACGTGTCCATCGCCGCGACCACCTTCTCCTTGAGCTGCACGAGCAGGTCGGAGACCGACTGGCCCGCGGTCATCGAGACCTCGGCGATCGAGCTGGCCCGGTCGAGGCTCATCTTGACCGCGCCCAGGGCGCCGATGTCGGCCCGTTGGTTCTGGGCGATCGACCAGACCGCGGCGTTGTCCTTGGCGTTGGCGATCTTGAGGCCGGTGTTGATCCGGTTCTGAACGTCGCTGAGGTCCTGCTGAGTCTGGTTCAGGTTCTGCAGCGCAACCAGCGCAGACTTGTTGGTGTGGACGCTGATCGACATCACGGATTCTCCTCGGTCGTCCCCCGCGCCGGCTACCCGAGTCGCAAAGGTGTTCGAGGGCAGGCTATTGAGAACATGGTGTCCAGAAGGTTAACGCGACCACGCCGAGCGCCGCCGCCGGCGAACCGGGGCGGTTAGCGAACTCGGGTCCCGCCACTCGAAAGCGGGCAGATCAGGCTTTGGTGCGGATCACCTCGCCGGCGACGTATTCGGCCTCATCCCGCAGCTTCAGGATCACTTCCCTGGGCAGCTGGCGTATGACCTCACCCGTCCGGCGGTTGACAGTCTTGTAGACGTAGGTGCCGCTCGCTTGATCCTCTTCAATGATCAGTCGCAGGTCGACCGGATCCTCGTTCGGAGCGTCTCGCTTCGGGGCCTGATCCTTGCCGGATCTTCCGGAGGAGGATTGCTGGCCGAACGTGGGATCTGGCGTGGCTGCGAAACTCGCAACCTTGCTTTGCATGTCTCCGTCGCTGGCGCTTAGGACGACAGCGCTCCGCTTTGAGCGCGAACGGCGGAGAGGTCACCCTCCCCGCCGCCACGAGCGGACGCGGGGCTTTCACCCCGCGCCCAGTGAGCCTTAACGGAAGAGGCTGAGCAGGACCGACGAAGACTGGTTCGCGATCGAGAGCGCCTGAATGCCCAGCTGCTGCTTGGTCTGCAGCGACTGGAGGGTGGCGCTTTCCTTCGCGAGGTTCGCGTCGACCAGGTTGCCCACACCAGCGTCCAGGGTGTCCTGGAGCTTGCCGACGA encodes:
- a CDS encoding flagellin, with product MSISVHTNKSALVALQNLNQTQQDLSDVQNRINTGLKIANAKDNAAVWSIAQNQRADIGALGAVKMSLDRASSIAEVSMTAGQSVSDLLVQLKEKVVAAMDTSIDANSRTALDSEFKSILRQIGQITGNSAFDGANLLNGSIPSNIQFLANADANSYITLSTQDMSLGGGIITIPSTSSLATVTLSTQVLADLNLSITNVNQSLGSLGSQAKQITAHADFVSKLSDTLTTGVGNLVDADLAKESARLQALQVQQQLGAQALSIANQSPQIILSLFK
- a CDS encoding flagellar protein FlaG, which codes for MQSKVASFAATPDPTFGQQSSSGRSGKDQAPKRDAPNEDPVDLRLIIEEDQASGTYVYKTVNRRTGEVIRQLPREVILKLRDEAEYVAGEVIRTKA